In Marinilabiliales bacterium, the genomic stretch CTTTTAGTTGGAGTTTGTAAAATTGTTTTTATTTTTGCATAAAAAAGAGCGAAATAATGCACTTTGAAGAATTGATTAAAATAATAAAAGAGCGCCGGGATACTTTGAAAGTCACGCAGGAATCCCTGGCTCAATTATCTGGTGTTGGCTTAAGAACCTTGAAGCAGTTTGAAAGTGGAAAAGGAAATCCTACACTACAGACATTACAAAAGATTGCAGATGTATTGGGACTGGAGGTTAGTTTAAAAGTTAAAAATATATCCCGTAAATAATGAGAAAGGCAAAGATCCTGTATAAGGATGAAGAAGCAGGAGTCTTAACTCAGCATGATGATGGCTCATTTTCATTCAAATATAATGACGCCTGGTTTGCTGACAACAGCAAGCCGGGCATCAGTCTTACCTTGCCTAAAAGTAAGCAGGAGTTCCATTCAGAGTTTCTGTTTCCGTTCTTTTATAACATGCTTCCCGAAGGGTCTAACAAACAGGTTGTTTGTAAACTAACCAGAATAGACCAGACAGATTATTTCGGGTTACTCATGACGACCGCGAAATATGATAGCATTGGTGCCATTCGGGTTCTTAAAACAGAATAATGGTGAGTTTACCTGAAATATCATATTGTCCCGGCACTTTAGCAAAAGGTTTTACGACATATAGCAGGACTTGTTTAAAAA encodes the following:
- a CDS encoding XRE family transcriptional regulator produces the protein MHFEELIKIIKERRDTLKVTQESLAQLSGVGLRTLKQFESGKGNPTLQTLQKIADVLGLEVSLKVKNISRK
- a CDS encoding phosphatidylinositol kinase, producing the protein MRKAKILYKDEEAGVLTQHDDGSFSFKYNDAWFADNSKPGISLTLPKSKQEFHSEFLFPFFYNMLPEGSNKQVVCKLTRIDQTDYFGLLMTTAKYDSIGAIRVLKTE